The Helicoverpa armigera isolate CAAS_96S chromosome 18, ASM3070526v1, whole genome shotgun sequence genome segment TTTTCAAAACAGATACGAAAGACtatacatattaaatacttttgtgTTGTCATCCTATCCACTGAATGCTGAACTCAATCCTGCATAAATAACTCCTATACGATAAACAATGAATTTGAAAACTTTGAGACACCGATCCgccatattagattttttacatttctaCTCAGTCAATCCTACAATACATGGTGCAGCAAAGTCAATAAATCAGTCTAGCAGCTCAGACTAAAATATTACATGCACTTTGGTGGCGTCGATTAAAAATTATACACGTCTCGTGCCGCGGCTAGTCCTGCTTTCTTAGAATAGATTATTACGTCTGTGGAGTGAAAGGATTGCAGTATCAAAATGTCAACTTGCAAACGTGACGGCTAGTAAGTTAGTATTTCGTAAATTGCGCGCGAGTGCTTTTGCAATACTGCGTTGACACTGGTTTCGCCAACAATGGCTTTGTTTTATGTTCGGTTTGATAGCTTAGATGGATACAAGTTAACACCGAGCGCAGATTGTTGCTCTCGCCAGTTCAGTATAGACAATTATATAGTCTGGTTGAGCACTGACTTGGCACAGCTTCCCACGTTAAACGGAATTAGGCAGAATAGAACACCGAAAATAACTTGACCCCAAACGctttgttctaaaaataaaattagacgATATTAAACCAGTTTCAAATACAACCCAAATTGACGGCAATAATAATCTCgtttatttcatatttctaaATTACGAAGAGAAATCATTGATGTTCTTAACATCAGACCGACAAGTTCTAAAATAAAGCAACAACATAGATTACCATCGCGATAGAGACATTAATCTTGAAGATGATGGCTTCAACTAAGATGGATCACCGTGCTAAGAGCAAGTACGAGTTCTTCGTAGGGTATAAAGCAACAGATGCTAAGCATTCTATAACACGATACCCTTGATACTAAAATGCAGGGCTGTCTAGAGTTACATGATACTTGAACCGAACACACGCATACATCCgaacacaaataaaactttttattgtggCCATAGGACTCAGAatctctttttattatttcaatgcatgagttgttttaaatattttacgacgTTTTCTATCTTTGCATTTTTAACCATTTCTAATTCATAACATACTTTTAGCagaataaaattttctacattGATCTATGCATTCGAATGTGGGTTAGCAATCACTGAGAATGTTTTGATGTTTTCAAGTCTCGCGATGATCGTTCCAATAACATCGATCaggttattaataaattagtattcGTGCGTTGCAATCTGTTCTCATGCGCTCGTGTCAAGGCCCGCTCTATAGACGGTATTGTAAGAGTGTGAGCCCGTCGAAAGCAGAAGAATGGGCCATTGCACGCCCATTGCATTTGCATAAGTGTCCTGAGGTCAATATCCTTCTCTGTCATCGGTAATGCTCTTAGACGCGAGTTTCGTATTGTTGTGTTCGTCTTATACAGATATGTGGAATCTATTCAGAAGCTTATAATGAGGACTTCCGTGTTTTATGGCATCAGTAGTCTTTCATTGTTAGTTGATTTCATGCATATAGCGACAACGATACTTGTCATtgtcttctttatttattattctcaaCATATCAAATCATTTGTTTACCTGTCTTATGAAGGTTTTGTAGTAAGTAAATATCTTATAGTACATCGTCATAATggatatgtatttacataatttagatTTACGCTACGGTAATAAAACAGAGAATAAATGAAAGTAAGAGGAGTTTATAATCTAGATTAGAATTAATATAACTGTGATAAAGTGCCctttttacatacttatataaatgGAAATTGTATGGATTCAAATTGATAagcaacaatatttaaatgggAATTAGAACGGCAAGTACCTAGTTGTTATTGTACAACAAAACATGAACAATCTGCTTGTAAGTCACCACATTACGGGGTTACTGGCCTCGTTATTGTAAACAACGTCTTTTTTGGAAGGATAAGTCGAAATAGCTGATCTAAATAAAGCTTCaatactctttaaaaaaaaccgaATATGATTGTACAGACTACGTTCTGTGCCAAGTGTGAATGATCTTTGAAATGTATTTTGGGCAcatcataatttataaattagcgCAGACCTTTCACACAAAGATTTCTAGTTCTTTGTATCCGTTGAAGACTGATGTTGCCATAAATGATGATCATAGCAATTTTATTGCAATCTTGGAAGTGAACATCTCTATCTGGGCTCTAGCTAAACGAAAAACAATAGCACTAGAAAGCATGAAAATTTAGAACGAcaatttctacttttatgtcATTAAACCGTGTGTGTCATCTATGtatgtttagtaaataaatgttatcaaTAAATACTGACAAAATATTACTTCTAACACCAAATCATTAAAGGTAAGATAAAGTCAATATAACTTAAGTATTTCGCTGTAAAACGATGTTCATTTAGAAACTTGTAGACAGAAACTTAGAAGCCAATATTGGCAGTAAATGAGTAAATAACTACTTGACGATACCTACATACGGAGTCCAAAAAAAGTTGattggattttgttttgtatgaagTTGTGATTTCAACGACATTTAATGATGTTGATGTAAAATCGGATGATGTAAGATTGAGAGATGGTGTTAACAAAAGTAATGTAAAGTCCTTACCTCTTAAGGAAGTCGGTGTATTCAGCCTGGCGTATGAGCCCAGTACGCATCATGATGGTCTGGAAGCACTGGCGCTCGATGGCCCATAGTCGACAGTCCGTGGCCGCCTTGATGGTGGCAGTGCGTTTGCAGTTGTAGAGGATGGCCAGCTCGCCGAACACCTTGCCTGGAGCCATCGTGCTGAGGTATTTGTTCTCTCGCGATACTTCCACGCGTCCCTCTgttgaagaaatatttaagttaaGTAAAGGAATATTTGACAATATGGATGAAATGGCTTATAATGgcttttgtagaaaaaaatctTCACGATAATTAGTTTGTAGGTTGAATTCCTTGTTGCAACTAATATGCTTGAAtgaattttcttgtttttactTTAAACACGCTTGatgtaaaacaaaatcttaAGAACGCAAAATTGAGTTGAAATtgtcgtaattttaataaaattcgtgTCGAGATATTTATAAACGCAATTATAGTATTTgcttaaacataaataatcataaagttAGATAGATATCAAGTTATTGAGGCTAATGGCTTAAGACCTAAAGGCTTTACGCAGCGGGGTAGAAActggtaaattaataaatactcttGCTATATTTTCCTTTCAACTTTCAGGAGAGAACGTAGGAAGGCTAATCTTCAATGCATCTACATTGGTAATGATGCTAATTTGTGTTGACTGTTTTAGATCTAGTGACCTTGAACAAACAGTACATTGTTTGAGGCCTACTTTAAGTTGTTGGACTACAGCATGTACCAATTGCTAATTTCTATATTAAACGATAAATACCGCCAAGGTTACCAAGATTGAAATTGTCGGCGGACATTCGTGAGTCATGACTGCGAATGGACCCGATAtggcaaaaatacatttttatattggcAAAATCGAACATTCAAGTTTTATGACTCTTATCGTTAAGTGTGAAAGATTACAATTGTAAGCGGCTGTTATTATCGAACATGAGAAGATAAGTGTGAGAATAAATAGAGAGGCATGTGAAAATCTTGTTTGTTTAATGAATGAACGTGAGTGCTTGGTACTCGAAGTATTTTAACAAGATACGAAGACAAATGAAAAggaatatttgttaatttatgaaTCATTGTGGATGGGAATTTCAACCAAcaataaattctataaatagtAAAAGCAAGGCAATTAATACTTGACATTCTATTGAATATTTCGTGATGGATTGCAGTATTTTGAAAGCGATAGAGATTTTAGCTTGAAGTATTGATAGATTCCTGGATATGATGTGGGATGGTACTAATATGTACACGAAAGTACTAATTGAATAGCTGGGATTTATTTTGATAAGGCAATGTACATCAGTGGTCTTTTGTCACTCATAACTGTATCCATAACGTTACCATGACGTAAGGATTATTGATTGTGTCGAAAAATCATTGAATGTGATCAATACAAATAGTAACTGTTTATTTGTATCGTAACGTTACGCGCAAAACATTAACTGTAAACCTATAGATCAATTCATAGATGCGTACATGCATACTACTGTATTGTTTAAACAACGATTCTGCGTAACACAGTCTATTGTCTGGTCAAACTTCAATCCCGTTATATCGTCCACAAACTAAATCAATAGTACGAATAGATCGTAGTTACCACGTCCGACCTATTAATTTTTCCTGAATACGTATATAACACCATATTgtttatacataataaataggatattaatattatcaacaCACACCACAGCACaggtatgttttatttcagcaaaatttggaaaacaatttcaaaacattccctaaatttttaaatctttgaaattctactaaaattaaaaatcagaatACTCGAAGATACTGTCTAGTACTGATAAGACAGATTATTAGTGAGGCTTTATGTATGTaagattatgtaggtatgtctaaacattttataatattaggcgtattttataatattataaggtaGTAATTAAGtacaagtacatacaaacaatttGTGGCGCACTCCACTCACATCATATCGTAGACTAATATTTGCAAAGCTACAACAAAGTCACGAAGCAAGGACGCAGTAGTTTAACctcaattttattacattaacgATCAAATCTTTTATGTAACAGTACATTTGAATGCTAATTAGCTAATAGACTAACATCATCTAACATCATTTGAAAGCATTAAAATGTTAAGTAATAAATGTGCATTCTAAGTGAATGCGtctaataaagataaaaacgtTTTTGAAATTCTAAGACAGATATTTAAGTAtatgagaaaagaaaaattctttatcaaataataaattctagAACACGTGCTAACAATACAATGATTTATTTAGCAACAACGCACCAACTTTCAGTGGTAAAAATTACAAGTTTCTAAATCGTGTGTGAAATTATTACAATGTAAAATACTTCGGAAGTAATGTGCGATAGATTGGGAAGTGTAACTTTTTATTGCATTCATATTATAAACTTTCTACATTTAATTTAGTACAACTCCCATTGTAAGACTTATGGACAGCAGAACAGTAGTTTCTCATTAAGGTAACGTATATATCAACACGGAAATCTGGATAAAACTTAATCAAACATAAGACTGTCTGATACAAAGTAAGCGTGGGATTAAACGCATTATAAGTACTCCTACACTTGAATACggtgttaattttattaacagttCTTAAAATCTTGGCTTTGAAAAATTGAGCAAATATGATAATCTTAAGCCTCAAAAGCGGATTTAGCTCTAGAAGATTTTAGAATGCTTAAAACAGATAAAGAACATAGAACTCTAATAACAGCAATTATGAATAAGTAAAggaaaatttacttttaatttacaaCCCAAATATCATGCAAATAGCTAAATCACAAAACGGACATACGAATAACTGGTCCAGTCTTAAGTGACGTAAATTAAATAGTCAAAGAACGAAAGTGTTTCAAGGCGACTAGCTTGGAATATAATACCGGGGTCAGAAGTTCGGATACGTGTCCAGGCTTATGGCCGTTTTATTGTCCAACTATGTTACTTTAGTGCAGTGGGGTTACAACACTGATACCGGCTTTCGAATAGATGTTATATGTATTGTTTATGGCTATACATGTTTTCGCAAGAGATGGTTTCAGTGTTTTTGTCTACATCATTTCAACTCTGTGACTTTTCGGTTGCATTTGTTTCTATATTCGCTATATTTGGATTTACATCATTCAATGCCGAGCTTGGTTCACAAGGAAACGTAAGAATCTCCTCCTACCTATTATGCATACGAGGTAGTCTTAATGAGAACCTAGTAATTGCTAGGTTCCTGTTATTCCCATTGTCCTTCAACTTCTATTACTGCATTATATGCTTAAATTCTTACCCATAAACGTTAAACAAGGTCGTCGTTTCGAAATTACAATTGAAGCGTAACTTGCGGTTGGTGGTCCATTGTCTTAACTACCAGTTAATATCTCTAAAGCTGAATACGTGAGCAATATCCACCACGTCAGTAATGTTTCTGACAAACAGCAATTTCTATGGAAATCGCCCAAACAAATAAAGCTTTACTCAGAAACAATTCTTAAGACAATATTTGCATCTGACAAGATAAACGGCTTCCATGAAAGAATGTAAGTGAActgtaaaattttctttaagtttttaaaaactCAATTGTAAGGAAAAGTCGGTAGAAcacactataaaataaaattaccataactaaTCGAATTTTACACTGAAACCTACGTTATATCTAATGTTCTTTTTCGTAGAAATACTCGTGTACTTTGCAATCAATAATTCAAATTGCTGCATTTACAAGTATGTTAATTCTTATATTCGTGTCTAACTTAAACTAGAAGTAGGGCAGCACAAAGCGTAGTTTAATTGATATGCCGGTCTCGGTGCGTTTAGCAAACTACGTATACATATGCCAAGGCGCTCAAAACCTCGATCGTAAATGGAGTAAGCGTGGCGCAATGTCCTGTCCTTCTTTAGTTTTTGGCTACATTTTATGTGGTCTTCATAATGAACTATGATTAAGCGGGAAACTGCTTAGGTGCGGCCGTAAAGGAAATGTATTAATCAATTTGCCGTGTTGTCCCGGCTACCACTATATACCGTCATTTCCCGTGTGTGTTGTAAGACTCGACTAAGAGATTGTATCAAGAGAGTGGGCAGCATCCACGTACTTACACATCATTGCACTTTGACCAGTTATCCGGTTGTTAATAGTGATTAGTGCAACATACTGTAAGGTCGTCGTCTTTTGTTACACTGTTCAGAAAAGATGACTTTTAATCAGTTGTGATTAATTGCATAAATGATAGTGCTGATATTTGTACCTATTTCGTTCGTTGTAAATACTGTTTACAATTATCAGCAAACAATCCAAACAATGCGCATATTACAAACAAGGAGGTAACAGATCCTTATGATGAAACTCTGAGTCATGTGCGTAGGCATTTCACGGTTCATGTTACGTCATCGAAATGTCACCCGTAAGACCTCGAAATTTTCCCGTCGCCAAACACGTTCATACATCGATCAACATCAGTAGACGTGAGATCAAAATAACTTCCTGATAACAGCTGTGATAGCCGTTTATATAGTAGACAGATAGTAAAGTTACATAAAACCTTATCCTACATAGAAGCGTACTCATTCTAATAGGGGAATCAATATTTACCTGAGTCTCCATTTCGGGAGTATTTCTCAACGGACTTATTGTTAGGATCTAATCGTGACACGTCTAACAATATTCCCGCATCCAGTGATGATTCCGTAGCAGTACTGTCTCGCTGGCAGAGATTACCCGTCCTCCTCTTTCTCGTGCCATAAGTATGCACAGGCACTATTAACTTAGGCCTGGGTATCGAGAAATCGGAGTCCGAACCACTAGATGAGCTTTTTGCACTTCTAGAAAACACACCATTAACATTTGGAACACGCTCTTCACTAATACGatctttttgtgtcccaaacgACATAATGTCATTGTACCTTTCATACCTATCATCACTTTTCACTCTCACTGTATTGTATAGCTTTCCATACTTATCACGTTTGATTTGTTTTGCAACACTGTTTATAGTCCGATGGTCACTTTCTTTAGTCAGATCAGTAGAGTGTAACCCATTAGTAATCGGCGGGCGGGTTTATTTTGGCTTCCGTTGAACATTTCGTACTGCATTAACGTCAGCTGTTCGCTCGGTGACAGATTTCTTTTCGGTTGAGTGACAGTGACTCCATTATAACTCTCGTCAGGCTGCACCGCATCGAGATAAGCTCGGAGGGGCGCTCTTCCTTCGCTTTTTACTCTTAAAGATTTAGAACGAAAGCTAGGCTTAGTATCTTCGATGCGTCCGTTTCGTTCGTTCGCCGGTTGCGTTATGTGCTTAGGAAGTTGATCGCATGTTGATAGCGACTGGTTAATAGGCTGCATGTACAAACCCAAATCTTCCGCTTCGCAATCTAAATCGAGGTTCTGTTTTCCGTTCCTGGACTTTATTGGACTCAAGTCCAAAGTAGCCATAGAGTTGATTAACTGATACATAGTatttccattttgttttattggctCGCTGTgagtatttttatcttttttggtGTCCTTCTGCATCTGTTTTATCTTATCACTGTCTGTGTCATTATTCTGTTGACTTACTCTGGAGTAGTACTCATAATATGATTCAGACGATGGGTCAGGTGGTACCGCTCCAGGATCAGGTAACggataataactttttttagaGTCAGCTTTTCTTTGCCGGTGCGCATACTTTAACGAATCCTTACGTTGCGGCGGCACAGGGGGCTGTTTGCTATTCGAACCAAAAGATTCAATGTCCCATTCAGTAAAATTTCTACGCTTAACTCTTCTTAATGTAGATGGTCTATATCCATTTGGCATATCTTTAAAACTATAACTATGTTTCAATTTATTCTGTGCGAGAAGATTATTATTTGCTCTCGCTTTTTCCTCTatgttttgttgatatttaGCTAATTGAGATATATTTTCGTTAGGAACATCATTAGAGTAACTATATTCATTATCTTCCAATGAATATGTTTTGCTATCGTAATCTTTGTCGCTAGTACGACCAACGTCTCTGCACGACTTGCTTCTcgatattgaattgaatttaacACTGTTTGAATGGTCGTCGTTTTCATTGTAAGAGCTGAGATTCTTTGCACCGACCCAGTTCGCCGCGTACACAAGGTCCATAGTCCTGTCCGTAATGGACAGCCACGGGTCCTCCATGACCGCTTTTCCTGGATAATGCTTGATTTTCATAATGTCGTCGAATATCTTAGTGTCGCTTTATTTACATCATTGTGTACACAAAACATTTGTGAGTCAGGAGTCGTACTTGATAATATTAATTCCATTTTCCCGTTGGATGTATGTTATAGAGCAGTTAAAGGTTACGACGGTCGGACGTCATTAGACGGGAGATTAATGTGACGCACTGGCTGTTTTTGTTAGTTCATAATAATCAGGAACATCAATTACTCAAGACAATCTGTGGAAGTTCATATTTAATGCTGCAgcaaaattttaatatcaaagagATATATAATTTTAGTCATGTAAAATTAATCGGCGGAGCAAACATTTCTCAATTTACATTTACCTACTAAATGATTGCGTTAAGAATGGCGCGTTCGATTGATTAATGTATAACAATGGAGCGATTTTGCAACCACTATTATACTTATCCGTGTCTAGAAactctattatttttacttgaGATACAAAGCGAGTGCACCTTCTCGACAGCTGCACACGTTAACCGCATTGCTAACGAAGTACCCAACATGAGAAAGAACTTTGCCTAATACTTTTTGTGATCTAGAATAAAAATAGAGTTtgcttttcttttaatatttcagaACCTCGAACCTACATAAATTGTAATACCAAGCAGTAATATTTTAAGTGTTAATGCTCCCTGTGCTTAATACTATAAAAGGAAACTTGCATCATCATTGCATCTGTACGTGTTTCCACGACCTATACTTAAACTTCATTCAACTTATTTAAAGTACATCTACAATTTTACGTGAACAGCCCATACTGAGTGACCTTCAAGACGCTGCAACAATACGTAACTGTGACAAAAAACCTCAAACAGTAAACTTCGCAACAGCGGACGCGTCACGGGAGGCAAGCACGGCCATTGCACAAGAAGCAGTTTAGCCCAATACATCAACAACGAGGAAGCCCTAACTGGGCGTCAAGAGCCCATAAGGCGAATGCAAATGGAATCACATTACGCAATAATTAGATAATGGGGACTGACGAGTGCGAGTAGCAGCTGGCGATACAACTGCTACATACGGcctgtttattgttattaataatgtCGCACTTTCACTGCGAAACGAATACAAACTTGAAGCAGATGTCAATCTAGATAACGCATTGAAAGTCAGCCATGaactaaataactaattatcatattaagataaagaaaacaaaaacaatgtaggtgaagaaaacaataacaaacactacTTGTAATAAAGTAGCAAATTAGCAGCAATCATTAAACGCCTGATCGAGTTAGTAGGAAACGATTTCTAAGACATCAACCGATAGACGAGTTGAAACAAGTTCATTGGTCCACATATCCAGTCGGCTGGTCAGTGATGATACGTGAGAAACATATCCAGGAACTTGAGAAATTGTGGCCAACGCATggttaaataattttccaataatagatcaaatattaaagtaaatgtGACAGCCATTGCCTTCATAGTGGTTATTTCTTTTACTTtcaactacatatttaaaatgtttagatttttttatgtttcgatATTTATATGTCAAGTTTAATATGGATGATTTTATCGTAGAATATCATATGGATGTTATTATAGCTAGAATAAATGCATTCCTAGGAATTGAACGTGCGTTGAGGAAGTATTTCTACTATTGTTCTTATTCACCATTAACTGACTGTGACTATAAGTCGTAAAAGTGGCCTGTATAGAGAATCTTCATATGAAGATAAAGAAAATTCCATTATCATACTCAGCAATTAAATTCTTGCTATCTAccacaacaaaaacaatagatAATAGTCAAAACAATGCAAATGACTCGCCATTTTTAAGTTATGCTGTGCATTTTGCTGTAATACTAGCAATAAGTACATCGAAAGCAGTAAAAACCGTTGACTCATCAATGGAGTACAAGTCATTGATAGAATTACAATATATTAGTCAGATACGCAAATAGCACGCGCTGAATTTATTTAGAACTAACGGTAAGTTATACGAATCATAAACAATGGTAGCCCTTTCTCCTTTCAAAGTgacttcaatattttaattgtcattCACAGAATACTGTTCCATGAGGATAATCGGGATTATAACAAAAACCAGAACAAGTTTTAACACAGACAATTCAATAAACAGTTTTGCCTTGCAATTTATTAGTGAAGCAATTATTATCATGTCGTAAAATAACCCTGTGTTATAATGATCACTTGACGTTTTATTTCGAAATTTCTGCACTGCTACCAACGCTTTCTACGGTCTggtgataattttaataataggaaaagttattattatgatAACATCATATTATGTATGTGCAGTATTGTTAACACGCAACGGAGACAATCCTATTGGTATAGTATGGTATGTATGATACCATCAATGTATTTAACTTTCTAATCTTTGTTTGAATACAAAAACGTGACAATGGTTCATACATTCATATCAAATCGATTATATTACCCGACATACTAGTTCCAAAGTGTGTTAGCAAGCGCaatgatttcaataaattaacgAGGCGTGAACTGATTCGTACTGCAATATTTGCAATACGTAGGTTCATTAATTATGAAACCGGTACTTGATTGATTTGGTTCacaaaatttttgtatacttagTATCCAGCAGGGACAACTGCAAAATGAATTAATGTTCAATGTTGCTGATATCGTTAAACAAGACGAGGTCTAACAAGGCAATGATGTCATACTGCTTGGCCGAACACAGGCATAGAAAGCTCGAGGCTCAGACATTAATATGCTAAAATATCTTCACTGTGAAGACAACGCTCCAAAATACTTTCACGCCACACGGGTAGTGCACGCAAATACGAGAGGCTTGCAATAACCTTGTAGTGCATGAGAGCCTCCGAAATGTTACTTTCAAATCGTGAATCGGACTAAAGGACAAGGTgttcatataaataatttttagctCGTAAAATTCAATGACTTCATCGTTTTCAACTTCTTTTCGAAATAccctaaaatatatttaaacattttgctGCAGCATTAAGTGAGTAAcatgttaatttttaatccaTTTCGGTGCACGGATTTGTGTTATCCGCCTTAATCTCTCCAATGCAGTAGCAGCTGCATGTCCCGcgaaaacacattttattcaaACACAATAGCACATCACACTATTTACCATAGTTTAATGGAATTGTCTCTTCAATTCAGTTTAATtgagaaacaaaaactaataaacaaaacacatcgCTTGTCACACAGTGAAGTCGATCGCGACTATTTTAAATTCGGAACGCGAGACATTGGGGACACGGCGACCAATCACGTCAGCGCCGCTCCGCTTACTGCTCTACTCCGATCCGATCAACTCCTGCGCAAACGCAGCCAGCTGACGGCGCGTGCAGGCGAGACAGATATACGTCAGACAGAGACGAAACATATACTTACCTGAATAATAAAAGCTCCAAGCTCACAAAAGGTGGACGAGGTGGTGAACCTTTTAATTTTGATCCTAGAGATACTGTAGAGCAGTAAGCTACGACTAAAAAAGAAGTCCCCATTGTGATAAACATacgttttaaatttaaaataaaaacaacacgtGGTTTTGTGTACTCCACGACCACTTGTTAAAACAGTAGAACAATCATTGATGTAAGCAATCATAATGCTGATAAAGGAACTTATGACATTCCAGATGTTGACACAGATTTACATCATACTGAACGAGCTTCAGTAAGGAGCTACCATATTATATAcattatacaatttttattgtaatcaaCTGTAAATGTAATTTGTGTGTGAAAAGAACGAGGTAAATAGGTATGCAAGGCACTACCCTTGACCGGATAACTATCAAATTTTATTCACTTTAGAAGCACAACCTTCAGACTCACTTTGAAAAAGTCATTAGTCTATTTTAGGAgtctaaaataacaaaacattcattaaattttGGAGCAGAGTAACATTGAAAAGGCATTCGTAAAgatggatttaaaataaaatacatacaaccaaaaaaatattgtcaagaaATTCAAAACTCTTTGAACGTCTGTAAAATCATTGAAGTttttcctatttaaaatattgctgTGGTCTTTTCCGAAGCGCACAAATGAAATAACCTTCATACCGAgactaataaaagcaaaacgattataaaacaatatcaacTCGAAGT includes the following:
- the LOC135118090 gene encoding uncharacterized protein LOC135118090, which codes for MKIKHYPGKAVMEDPWLSITDRTMDLVYAANWVGAKNLSSYNENDDHSNSVKFNSISRSKSCRDVGRTSDKDYDSKTYSLEDNEYSYSNDVPNENISQLAKYQQNIEEKARANNNLLAQNKLKHSYSFKDMPNGYRPSTLRRVKRRNFTEWDIESFGSNSKQPPVPPQRKDSLKYAHRQRKADSKKSYYPLPDPGAVPPDPSSESYYEYYSRVSQQNNDTDSDKIKQMQKDTKKDKNTHSEPIKQNGNTMYQLINSMATLDLSPIKSRNGKQNLDLDCEAEDLGLYMQPINQSLSTCDQLPKHITQPANERNGRIEDTKPSFRSKSLRVKSEGRAPLRAYLDAVQPDESYNGVTVTQPKRNLSPSEQLTLMQYEMFNGSQNKPARRLLMGYTLLI